A DNA window from Corallococcus soli contains the following coding sequences:
- a CDS encoding GTPase, producing MKDPRALRTALASALDALPASELFSEGTDADLARRLAERLRRDLLPRLGSGTGDVPLLLVAIAGPNNVGKSTLFNALAKSALSPARPEGGLTKQCLAAAHPETWTGELKDVLTQRYDIVPVVEGTVAPVDAPGPAGRLYLVLADAVPRGLLVMDTPDFDSVYRDNRERAEALLVTVDVLVFVVSRQTYQNAALVDFLRAAVGHGRPYLLVYNEATREDVARGHLDKLAQDVGHPPLARYLAPHQPDVEAGLKPLTTEPLDGRPALAALLGQAEHARELKAQALEASLSDARAELEAVASAATRAAREPERLRQRLRHDLRGLGAQAALKAVPADVLVDAFRDELDARSTFHRMVRLPFRGLATALTFVTRKVRESFTGPRPHEALPTQAVDDSLKDGLRRLVDAFAPEVAAWRGDAATKQKLAEAFGPAMLGRLDAPLELGALHAHAADRATLYDFCRELVGRELQGGMREEMLQTLTTLVYSVPSGAAAAVTVATGGLGHDAVVWAGTLLSTPLLERFVDLLGAQVRATVTRKWADAHGATLAQALETRFFADLLPHLDAQADGWLRTAATLEAARTATR from the coding sequence ATGAAGGACCCTCGCGCCTTGCGCACCGCCCTCGCATCCGCCCTGGATGCCCTGCCCGCCTCCGAGCTGTTCTCGGAAGGCACCGACGCCGACCTGGCCCGCAGGCTGGCCGAACGCCTGCGCCGCGACCTGCTGCCCCGCCTGGGCTCCGGCACCGGGGACGTGCCGCTGCTGCTCGTGGCCATCGCGGGGCCCAACAACGTCGGCAAGTCCACGCTCTTCAACGCGCTGGCGAAGTCCGCCCTGTCCCCCGCGCGTCCGGAGGGCGGGCTGACCAAGCAGTGTCTGGCCGCCGCGCACCCGGAGACGTGGACGGGCGAGCTGAAGGACGTGCTCACGCAGCGCTACGACATCGTCCCGGTGGTGGAGGGCACGGTGGCGCCGGTGGACGCGCCGGGGCCCGCGGGCCGGCTGTACCTGGTGCTGGCGGACGCGGTGCCGCGCGGGCTGCTGGTGATGGACACGCCGGACTTCGACAGCGTGTACCGCGACAACCGCGAGCGGGCCGAGGCGCTGCTCGTCACCGTGGACGTGCTGGTGTTCGTGGTGAGCCGGCAGACGTACCAGAACGCGGCGCTGGTGGACTTCCTGCGCGCGGCGGTGGGCCACGGGCGGCCGTACCTGCTCGTCTACAACGAGGCCACGCGCGAGGACGTGGCGCGGGGACACCTGGACAAGCTGGCCCAGGACGTGGGCCACCCGCCGCTCGCGCGCTACCTGGCGCCGCACCAGCCGGACGTGGAGGCGGGGCTGAAGCCGCTCACCACCGAGCCGCTGGACGGACGGCCCGCGCTCGCCGCGCTGCTGGGACAGGCGGAGCACGCGCGCGAGCTGAAGGCACAGGCGCTGGAGGCCTCGCTGTCGGATGCGCGGGCGGAGCTGGAGGCGGTGGCCAGCGCGGCCACGCGCGCGGCGCGCGAGCCGGAGCGGCTGCGGCAGCGGCTGCGGCACGACCTGCGGGGCCTTGGCGCCCAGGCCGCGTTGAAGGCCGTGCCCGCGGACGTGCTCGTGGACGCGTTCCGCGATGAGCTGGACGCGCGCAGCACCTTCCACCGGATGGTGCGGCTGCCCTTCCGGGGGCTGGCCACGGCGCTCACGTTCGTGACCCGCAAGGTGCGCGAGTCCTTCACCGGCCCCCGGCCGCACGAAGCGCTGCCCACGCAGGCGGTGGACGACTCGCTGAAGGACGGGCTGCGGCGCCTGGTGGACGCCTTCGCGCCGGAGGTGGCCGCGTGGCGCGGGGACGCAGCCACGAAGCAGAAGCTGGCGGAGGCCTTCGGGCCCGCGATGCTCGGCCGGCTGGACGCGCCGCTGGAGCTGGGCGCGCTGCACGCGCACGCCGCGGACCGGGCGACGCTGTATGACTTCTGCCGCGAGCTGGTGGGCCGCGAACTGCAGGGTGGCATGCGCGAGGAGATGCTCCAGACGCTCACCACGCTGGTCTACTCGGTGCCATCAGGGGCGGCGGCGGCGGTAACGGTGGCCACCGGCGGGCTGGGACACGACGCGGTGGTGTGGGCGGGGACGCTGTTGTCCACGCCGCTGCTGGAGCGCTTCGTGGACCTGCTGGGCGCGCAGGTGCGCGCGACGGTGACGCGCAAGTGGGCGGATGCCCACGGGGCCACGCTGGCGCAGGCGCTGGAGACGCGCTTCTTCGCGGACCTGCTGCCCCACCTGGACGCCCAGGCCGATGGGTGGCTGCGCACCGCGGCCACGCTGGAGGCAGCGAGGACGGCGACCCGGTAG
- the traA gene encoding outer membrane exchange protein TraA family protein, whose amino-acid sequence MRTSPLPIRAYAALSLLAVCLASAPAVAQETLKLPDVVVTGAPVAPSPNSEVGTGLCMASNVWTRAASDFPQSQTNYTGNLNTYMEENRSTRQTSVLRSAFDLSNNLNDGRTLSYGDYVNVVTGCPIGGCGFHYNTPTTRFVSRFRGYLNVTQDMVGRVLHFGFYADDAISLVLFDRSNARYDVIIRPPEIGAATRRTTNSVTFTQSGLYPVELIYVQIVEHAALEFAVLDGTFTDFDLPANQPPVVPLSSAGFSLVQPTQFYQSENGRPSYPADLDQCQQCNRNDANAQNNSTCGPYYYCNSAALCAPCDSALFCGASCSPCGQSTPYCANLNGQTTCVQCTEDSQCPNGRCDPTDNFCRGCNDNADCPTGRCDLTDNSCKGCVNDAQCGSGQVCDEPNFTCVQCTGDENCANGQVCDPTSNSCVECNQDSDCGRGETCSANACVPCNTNDACAGNSCNCCPNGTQCAAPTPGAPPSCIECTTDSQCSNGQRCDTVNGACVDAVPECNTADRCGPGCSKCPGERPFCLDGEVCVQCRTDLECGDGQFCLSGECSACTTDERCGNRCDSCGDATPFCLTDGSVQNSVCVGCVNDSDCGSGTCDPTTRTCSNTGACAVTCGEGLVCDGAACVECFADAHCPCGGTCDLASSTCSESCADSGDCLGVEFCSAETLQCERGRRKPGTEPQGGAFCCGTTAEDTPTGSTAILVTLALGFLFLRSARRVR is encoded by the coding sequence GTGCGAACCTCCCCCCTCCCCATCCGCGCGTACGCCGCGCTGTCCCTGCTCGCTGTGTGTCTCGCGAGCGCGCCTGCCGTGGCCCAAGAAACATTGAAGCTGCCGGATGTGGTGGTGACCGGAGCACCGGTCGCCCCGTCCCCGAACAGCGAGGTCGGCACGGGGCTCTGCATGGCGTCCAACGTGTGGACGCGGGCCGCGAGTGATTTTCCGCAGAGCCAGACGAACTACACGGGCAACCTGAACACATACATGGAGGAGAACCGCAGCACGCGGCAGACCTCCGTGCTGCGCTCCGCGTTCGACCTGTCGAACAACCTGAATGACGGTCGCACGCTCAGCTACGGCGACTACGTGAATGTCGTGACGGGCTGTCCCATTGGAGGCTGCGGCTTCCACTACAACACCCCGACGACCCGGTTCGTCTCGCGGTTCCGCGGCTACCTGAACGTCACGCAGGACATGGTCGGGCGCGTCCTGCACTTCGGTTTCTACGCCGACGACGCGATCAGCCTGGTCCTCTTCGACCGGAGCAATGCGCGCTACGACGTCATCATCCGCCCACCAGAAATCGGTGCAGCGACACGGCGCACCACCAACTCTGTCACCTTCACCCAGTCAGGGCTCTATCCTGTCGAGTTGATCTACGTGCAGATCGTGGAGCACGCGGCCCTGGAGTTCGCCGTCCTGGACGGGACGTTCACGGACTTCGACCTGCCCGCGAATCAGCCACCGGTGGTTCCTCTTTCTTCCGCCGGTTTCTCCCTGGTCCAGCCCACCCAGTTCTACCAGTCGGAGAACGGGCGCCCGTCCTACCCAGCGGACCTGGACCAGTGCCAGCAGTGCAACCGCAACGACGCGAACGCACAGAACAACAGCACCTGCGGTCCGTACTACTACTGCAACTCCGCCGCGCTCTGCGCACCCTGTGACTCCGCCCTCTTCTGCGGCGCGAGCTGCTCACCGTGCGGCCAGTCCACGCCCTACTGCGCGAACCTCAACGGCCAGACGACCTGCGTCCAGTGCACGGAGGACTCCCAGTGCCCCAACGGACGCTGTGACCCGACCGACAACTTCTGCCGCGGATGCAACGACAACGCGGACTGCCCCACCGGCCGCTGCGACCTGACCGACAACTCCTGCAAGGGCTGCGTCAACGATGCCCAGTGCGGCTCCGGCCAGGTCTGCGACGAGCCCAACTTCACCTGCGTCCAGTGCACCGGCGACGAGAACTGCGCCAACGGGCAGGTCTGCGACCCCACCTCGAATTCGTGCGTCGAGTGCAACCAGGACAGCGACTGCGGCCGGGGCGAGACCTGCTCCGCCAACGCCTGCGTGCCCTGCAACACCAACGACGCCTGCGCCGGCAACTCCTGCAACTGCTGCCCCAATGGCACCCAGTGCGCCGCGCCCACCCCGGGCGCCCCGCCCTCCTGCATCGAATGCACCACCGACAGCCAGTGCTCCAACGGCCAGCGCTGCGACACCGTCAACGGCGCCTGCGTCGACGCCGTCCCGGAATGCAACACCGCCGACCGCTGCGGCCCCGGCTGCTCGAAGTGCCCCGGTGAGCGCCCCTTCTGCCTCGACGGCGAGGTCTGCGTGCAGTGCCGCACCGACCTTGAATGCGGCGACGGCCAGTTCTGCCTGAGCGGCGAATGCAGCGCGTGCACCACCGACGAGCGCTGCGGCAACCGCTGCGATTCCTGCGGTGACGCCACCCCCTTCTGCCTCACCGACGGCTCCGTGCAGAACAGCGTCTGCGTGGGCTGCGTCAACGACTCCGACTGCGGCAGCGGCACCTGCGACCCCACCACCCGCACCTGCTCCAACACCGGCGCCTGCGCCGTGACGTGCGGAGAGGGCCTCGTGTGCGACGGCGCCGCGTGCGTCGAGTGCTTCGCCGACGCCCACTGCCCCTGCGGCGGCACCTGCGACCTCGCCTCCAGCACCTGCAGCGAGTCCTGCGCCGACAGCGGCGACTGCCTGGGCGTCGAGTTCTGCTCGGCGGAGACCCTCCAGTGCGAACGCGGCCGCCGCAAGCCCGGCACCGAACCGCAGGGCGGCGCCTTCTGCTGCGGCACCACCGCCGAGGACACGCCCACCGGCAGCACCGCCATCCTCGTCACCCTCGCCCTGGGCTTCCTCTTCCTGCGCTCCGCCCGCCGCGTCCGATGA
- the traB gene encoding outer membrane exchange protein TraB — translation MKPSRTPLVPLLLALSLSTAASAAPDARFNLQLFRPSGAPQDLVMVTQSRPLSHLSVSAGPYFSYSLNPLSLVPKDGDLGSISLVGNRLQLDVMATVGLFDWAEVGVDMPLVMLQGGQNLEVIGSEGPVESFALGDLRLTGKVALPGLRRSAEGHGWGSALTLNVSFPTGVQEAFAGDGELTWAPGLVLDYRFESGILLALNGGFWKRPDRIFSGVNMGDMAPFGVGTEVPLLRGSGVTLLGMVNGAVGLEKEPDQPRQIPAELLIGLRWYSSTGITFTFGGGLGCGCSLASPNLSFFTSIIWVPAKTREWEAIERFKEPPEPPPPPVDPDGDFVIGEKDRCPTVAGPVENGGCPDSDGDSDGVVDRLDKCPDVPAGKRGRDGCPLARTVGNKIVILEQVNFATDQDVILSESFPVLEEVARVMEVNPKLDRILIEGHTDSRASDSYNLELSKRRAASVKRFLIESGVAVERVCSQGFGRSKPVADNASEEGMALNRRVEFTIQPPVDGPRPPCPEDEPPKKGRKNTAPKPSAPKPAPPAKKK, via the coding sequence ATGAAGCCTTCCCGCACGCCGCTCGTCCCGCTGCTGCTGGCCCTGTCGCTGTCCACCGCCGCCAGCGCCGCGCCGGATGCGCGCTTCAACCTCCAGCTCTTCCGTCCGTCCGGCGCGCCGCAGGACCTGGTGATGGTCACCCAGTCCCGGCCCCTGTCCCACCTGTCCGTCTCCGCCGGCCCCTACTTCAGCTACTCGCTCAACCCGCTCTCCCTCGTCCCCAAGGACGGAGACCTGGGCTCCATCAGCCTCGTGGGCAACCGGCTCCAACTGGACGTCATGGCCACCGTCGGCCTCTTCGACTGGGCCGAAGTGGGCGTGGACATGCCGCTCGTCATGCTCCAGGGCGGCCAGAACCTGGAGGTCATCGGCAGCGAGGGCCCGGTGGAGAGCTTCGCGCTCGGCGACCTGCGCCTCACCGGCAAGGTGGCCCTCCCCGGCCTGCGCCGCTCCGCGGAAGGCCACGGCTGGGGCAGCGCGCTCACCCTCAACGTCAGCTTCCCCACCGGCGTGCAGGAAGCCTTCGCCGGTGACGGGGAGCTCACCTGGGCGCCGGGGCTCGTGCTCGACTACCGCTTCGAGTCCGGCATCCTCCTGGCCCTCAACGGCGGCTTCTGGAAGCGGCCGGACCGCATCTTCAGCGGCGTGAACATGGGCGACATGGCGCCCTTCGGCGTGGGCACGGAGGTGCCCCTGCTGCGCGGCAGCGGCGTCACCCTGCTCGGCATGGTGAACGGCGCGGTGGGCCTGGAGAAGGAACCCGACCAGCCCCGACAGATTCCGGCGGAGCTGCTCATCGGCCTGCGCTGGTACAGCTCCACCGGCATCACCTTCACCTTCGGCGGCGGCCTGGGCTGCGGCTGTTCGCTGGCGTCCCCCAACCTGAGCTTCTTCACGTCCATCATCTGGGTGCCCGCCAAGACGCGCGAGTGGGAGGCCATCGAGCGCTTCAAGGAGCCGCCCGAGCCGCCCCCGCCGCCCGTCGATCCGGACGGTGACTTCGTCATTGGCGAGAAGGACCGCTGCCCCACCGTGGCGGGCCCGGTGGAGAACGGCGGCTGCCCGGACTCCGACGGCGACAGCGACGGCGTGGTGGACCGGCTCGACAAGTGCCCGGACGTTCCGGCCGGCAAGCGCGGCAGGGACGGCTGTCCGCTCGCGCGCACCGTGGGCAACAAGATCGTCATCCTGGAGCAGGTGAACTTCGCCACCGACCAGGACGTCATCCTCTCCGAGTCCTTCCCCGTGCTGGAGGAGGTGGCGCGGGTGATGGAGGTGAACCCAAAGCTCGACCGCATCCTCATCGAGGGCCACACCGACTCGCGCGCCAGCGACAGCTACAACCTGGAGCTGTCCAAGCGCCGCGCCGCCAGCGTGAAGCGCTTCCTCATCGAGAGCGGTGTCGCCGTGGAGCGCGTGTGCTCGCAGGGCTTCGGGCGCAGCAAGCCCGTGGCCGACAACGCCTCGGAGGAGGGCATGGCCCTCAACCGCCGCGTCGAGTTCACCATCCAGCCGCCCGTCGACGGGCCCCGCCCGCCCTGCCCCGAGGACGAGCCTCCGAAGAAGGGCCGCAAGAACACGGCGCCCAAGCCCTCCGCGCCGAAGCCCGCGCCGCCCGCGAAGAAGAAGTAG
- a CDS encoding Ig-like domain-containing protein — protein MNTLHFSSRPLLGLFALGLLGACGPSPTTITVDPPTLRYLRTQGQNLPLSYTVLDADGRKMMDARLRWTSSAPEVASVREDGTVVARKSGKTIIGVQGGRAKAALPLDLTILASLEVRAPGADFVEVGRTIKMRVVARNELGHVIPDAEPAFRSSNEAVTRVENGELIAATAGVATVTATLGHLSRAIAVQVVPPDFARLGLNLTSHTFKKKGQSVQVQARAYNRSGAVLERVPLEWFSSNAAVVTVSPEGRVTAVGKGRAVVSVVAGRRRTAADFIVE, from the coding sequence GTGAATACGTTGCACTTCTCCTCCCGTCCCCTGTTGGGTCTCTTCGCGCTGGGCTTGCTCGGTGCATGTGGGCCGTCGCCGACGACCATCACCGTGGATCCACCCACGCTGCGCTACCTGCGCACGCAGGGGCAGAACCTGCCGTTGAGCTACACGGTGCTGGATGCGGACGGGCGCAAGATGATGGATGCGCGGCTGCGCTGGACCAGCTCCGCGCCGGAGGTGGCCTCCGTGCGCGAGGACGGCACGGTGGTGGCGCGCAAGTCCGGCAAGACCATCATCGGCGTACAGGGAGGACGGGCGAAGGCGGCGCTGCCGCTGGACCTGACCATCCTCGCCTCGCTGGAGGTGCGCGCGCCGGGCGCGGACTTCGTGGAGGTGGGGCGCACCATCAAGATGCGCGTGGTGGCGCGCAACGAACTGGGCCACGTCATCCCCGACGCCGAGCCCGCCTTCCGCTCCAGCAACGAGGCGGTGACGCGCGTGGAGAACGGGGAGCTCATCGCCGCGACGGCGGGCGTGGCCACCGTCACCGCGACGCTGGGGCACCTGAGCCGGGCCATCGCCGTGCAGGTGGTGCCGCCGGACTTCGCGCGGCTGGGGCTGAACCTCACGTCGCACACGTTCAAGAAGAAGGGCCAGTCGGTGCAGGTCCAGGCGCGCGCGTACAACCGCAGCGGCGCGGTGCTGGAGCGCGTGCCGCTGGAGTGGTTCAGCTCCAACGCGGCCGTGGTGACGGTGTCTCCCGAGGGCCGCGTGACGGCCGTGGGCAAGGGCCGCGCGGTGGTGTCGGTGGTGGCCGGCCGGCGCCGCACCGCCGCGGACTTCATCGTCGAGTAG
- a CDS encoding protein kinase domain-containing protein, producing the protein MAAAPPSSLIFGRYAVLRRLAVGGMGEIFLARQVGVSGFERPVILKSLLPDLLEQEGSVEMFLDEARVAAHLNHPNVVSLYEVGAWQGTFYIAMEYIEGENLGRLARAAQRVGTSLPHRVCAQLIRDAALGLDHAHHARDSQGASLELVHRDISPQNIMVRLDGVTKVVDFGVAKATIRASRTRTGVLKGKLRYMSPEQVRNEPVAGSSDQFALGVVLWELCTRRPFIDTDNPAEAMRRIALAAVPRPSQFVGGLSPLLEHIILRMLHRVPSQRFARCGDVAKALQAYLDEVPEAEGEGVSSVVTRLVGESVLARLRDAASGDLVLPQGREPSSVSCPRCGQSTSANNRFCPACGNALTPPAGAPAPNLTSMPVLREPPMHLGDDAPEAPTAKAPAARREGDGAGHEPPTDPTMEVPAPLAAALSATPPALEEEDDDSPPALGDDAPGPTVKMRALDAQALMRRLTLLTVAADGPDALRLREMVLALSARHQVEAVALAEARWCLPFGLPQPREDDAPRALRCAEDLGLAGGTVRRGLESGVVRVSSSVDAAGARLSGMGLERALALMDAAAAGELLVGASVRALLVEAGGVRFGAARELPGGTAWRVEVGPPAVRGEPLVGRDEALAEARAVVDSARRGEGGTRLFVGPTGVGRSRFLEAVAELAASASPLQVVHAWGGDPRSSGALGLLRTVFAALSQAATDADVPGPPLSGLGLSEPEAQALWRRLARGAPVGGHLAAGDGAVVEALRRAAHPSGLLLLVDDVHRVDGASLELLASVLAAKDARVALVGTGDVASVPTALASLPVTVLEGLSSAELNALLTASLGTSLSPSLERAVGDRVRGNPAHALALVRLLVAVGVLQRTEEGFQANGPLSAASLPQDLGQALGARLELLPSASLRFLQRAAVEGSLFCAELVRASLPGTEGAEVLDDAEWVVPVPRQPDIFRFTREEARQVLRERLSPPQLRNAHAELAETLERDAFAQEPAREVRVADHLLGADAPGAQAACERAGDWFAARGEWRAAVEFYRWALGRAPGATATVVRWQLGVLASAARCLTQVEPAAVDGLVTPWLDRISVMQTPVAWAEAARRLAVAELKLGRVADAEVRLSMLHGPASADLEVDALVLGDLARVHEAKGETTAAVALLARAFQRMGSRAARSPDFYWEHYLLLGRLQQRLGQLDRARVAFTRAADQARSVASAVGQARALSQLAGLRVLAGEPAQALVELERALVLADQGGDAQEVARIHFNAGRLLVTGGRVSEARERLEQARERARVAGWREGETLAAQVLGTMEGRAPRR; encoded by the coding sequence ATGGCCGCGGCTCCCCCGTCTTCGCTCATCTTTGGCAGGTACGCGGTCCTCCGCCGCCTGGCCGTTGGGGGCATGGGGGAAATCTTCCTCGCGCGACAGGTGGGCGTGAGCGGCTTCGAGCGCCCCGTCATCCTCAAGAGCCTGCTGCCGGACCTGCTGGAGCAGGAGGGCTCGGTGGAGATGTTCCTCGACGAGGCCCGGGTCGCGGCGCACCTGAACCACCCCAACGTCGTCTCGCTGTACGAGGTCGGCGCGTGGCAGGGCACGTTCTACATCGCGATGGAGTACATCGAGGGTGAGAACCTGGGCCGGCTGGCGCGAGCCGCGCAGCGGGTGGGCACGTCGCTGCCCCACCGGGTGTGCGCGCAGTTGATCCGCGACGCGGCGCTGGGCCTGGACCACGCGCACCACGCGCGGGACAGCCAGGGCGCGTCGCTGGAGCTGGTGCACCGGGACATCAGCCCGCAGAACATCATGGTGCGGCTGGACGGCGTGACGAAGGTGGTGGACTTCGGCGTGGCCAAGGCGACCATCCGCGCCAGCCGCACGCGCACCGGCGTGCTCAAGGGCAAGCTGCGCTACATGTCGCCCGAACAGGTGCGCAACGAGCCCGTCGCTGGCAGCAGCGACCAGTTCGCGCTGGGCGTGGTGCTGTGGGAGCTGTGCACGCGCCGGCCGTTCATCGACACGGACAACCCCGCGGAGGCGATGCGCAGGATTGCCCTGGCGGCGGTGCCCCGGCCCTCGCAGTTCGTGGGCGGGCTGTCGCCCCTGCTGGAGCACATCATCCTGCGCATGCTCCACCGCGTGCCCTCGCAGCGCTTCGCGCGGTGTGGCGACGTGGCGAAGGCGCTCCAGGCCTACCTGGACGAGGTGCCGGAGGCGGAAGGGGAGGGCGTCTCCTCGGTGGTGACGCGGCTGGTGGGGGAGTCGGTGCTCGCGAGGCTGCGCGACGCGGCCAGCGGCGACCTGGTGCTGCCGCAGGGCCGCGAGCCCTCCAGCGTGTCGTGTCCGCGCTGCGGCCAGTCCACCAGCGCGAACAACCGGTTCTGCCCCGCGTGCGGCAACGCGCTCACGCCGCCGGCGGGAGCCCCCGCGCCGAACCTGACGTCGATGCCCGTGCTGCGCGAGCCGCCCATGCACCTGGGGGATGACGCCCCCGAGGCGCCCACCGCCAAGGCCCCCGCGGCCCGGCGGGAGGGCGACGGCGCTGGGCACGAGCCGCCCACCGACCCGACGATGGAGGTGCCCGCGCCGCTGGCGGCCGCGCTGTCCGCGACGCCGCCTGCCCTGGAGGAGGAGGACGACGACTCCCCTCCGGCCCTGGGCGACGACGCGCCGGGCCCCACGGTGAAGATGCGCGCGCTGGATGCGCAGGCCTTGATGCGCAGGCTCACGTTGCTGACGGTGGCGGCGGATGGGCCGGACGCGCTGCGCCTGCGCGAGATGGTGCTGGCGCTGTCGGCGCGCCATCAGGTGGAGGCGGTGGCGCTGGCGGAGGCGCGCTGGTGTCTGCCCTTCGGCCTGCCGCAGCCGCGCGAGGATGACGCGCCCCGGGCGCTGCGCTGCGCGGAGGACCTGGGGCTCGCCGGGGGGACGGTGCGGCGGGGGCTGGAGTCCGGCGTGGTGCGCGTGAGCTCCAGCGTGGACGCGGCGGGCGCCCGGCTGTCGGGGATGGGGCTGGAGCGGGCGCTCGCGCTGATGGACGCGGCGGCGGCGGGAGAGCTGCTCGTGGGCGCCTCGGTGCGGGCGCTGCTGGTGGAGGCGGGCGGGGTGCGCTTCGGCGCGGCGCGCGAGCTGCCGGGCGGCACGGCGTGGCGGGTGGAGGTGGGGCCTCCGGCGGTGCGCGGCGAGCCGCTGGTGGGACGCGACGAGGCGCTGGCGGAAGCGCGCGCGGTGGTGGACTCGGCGCGAAGGGGCGAGGGCGGGACGCGGCTCTTCGTGGGGCCCACGGGCGTGGGCCGCAGCCGCTTCCTGGAGGCGGTGGCGGAGCTGGCCGCGAGCGCCTCGCCGCTCCAGGTGGTGCATGCGTGGGGGGGCGACCCCCGGTCCTCGGGCGCGCTGGGGTTGTTGCGCACGGTGTTCGCCGCGCTGTCCCAGGCCGCGACGGACGCGGACGTGCCGGGCCCGCCGCTGTCGGGGCTGGGGCTCTCCGAGCCGGAGGCGCAGGCGCTCTGGCGGCGGCTCGCGCGGGGCGCTCCGGTGGGCGGCCACCTGGCGGCGGGGGACGGGGCGGTGGTGGAGGCGCTGCGGCGCGCGGCGCACCCGTCCGGCCTGCTGCTGCTGGTGGACGACGTGCATCGCGTGGACGGTGCGTCGCTGGAGCTGCTGGCCAGCGTGTTGGCGGCGAAGGACGCGCGCGTGGCGCTGGTGGGCACGGGCGACGTGGCCTCGGTGCCCACGGCGCTGGCGTCGCTGCCGGTGACGGTGCTGGAGGGGCTGTCCTCCGCGGAGCTGAACGCGCTGCTGACCGCGAGCCTGGGGACGTCCCTGTCGCCGTCCCTGGAGCGCGCGGTGGGGGACCGGGTGCGAGGCAATCCCGCGCATGCGCTGGCCCTGGTGCGGCTGCTCGTCGCGGTGGGCGTGTTGCAGCGCACGGAGGAGGGGTTCCAGGCCAATGGGCCGCTGTCCGCCGCGTCCCTGCCGCAGGACCTGGGCCAGGCGCTGGGCGCGCGGCTGGAGCTGCTGCCCTCCGCGTCGCTGCGCTTCCTGCAGCGCGCGGCGGTGGAGGGCTCCCTCTTCTGCGCGGAGCTGGTGCGGGCCTCGCTGCCGGGCACGGAGGGCGCGGAGGTGCTCGACGACGCCGAGTGGGTGGTGCCCGTGCCCCGGCAGCCCGACATCTTCCGCTTCACGCGCGAGGAGGCGCGGCAGGTGCTGCGCGAGCGCCTCTCGCCTCCGCAACTGCGCAACGCGCACGCGGAGCTGGCGGAGACGCTGGAGCGCGACGCGTTCGCCCAGGAGCCCGCCCGCGAGGTGCGGGTGGCGGACCACCTGCTGGGGGCGGACGCGCCCGGTGCGCAGGCCGCGTGCGAGCGGGCGGGAGACTGGTTCGCGGCGCGGGGCGAGTGGCGCGCGGCGGTGGAGTTCTACCGCTGGGCGCTGGGGCGCGCGCCCGGGGCGACGGCGACGGTGGTGCGCTGGCAGTTGGGCGTGCTCGCGAGCGCGGCGCGGTGCCTCACGCAGGTGGAGCCCGCGGCCGTGGACGGGCTGGTGACGCCGTGGTTGGACCGCATCTCGGTGATGCAGACGCCCGTCGCGTGGGCGGAGGCCGCGCGGCGGCTGGCCGTCGCGGAGCTGAAGCTGGGGCGCGTGGCGGACGCGGAGGTGCGCCTGAGCATGCTGCATGGGCCGGCGAGCGCGGACCTGGAGGTCGATGCCCTGGTGCTGGGCGACCTGGCGCGGGTGCACGAGGCCAAGGGCGAGACGACCGCCGCGGTGGCCCTGCTGGCGCGGGCCTTCCAGCGCATGGGGAGCCGGGCCGCGCGCTCCCCGGACTTCTACTGGGAGCACTACCTGCTGCTGGGCAGGTTGCAGCAGCGGCTGGGGCAACTGGACCGGGCCCGGGTGGCCTTCACGCGCGCGGCGGACCAGGCGCGGTCGGTGGCCAGCGCGGTGGGGCAGGCGCGGGCCCTGTCGCAGCTCGCGGGCCTGCGGGTGCTCGCGGGGGAGCCGGCGCAGGCGCTGGTGGAGCTGGAGCGCGCGCTGGTCCTGGCCGACCAGGGAGGCGACGCCCAGGAGGTGGCGCGCATCCACTTCAACGCGGGGCGGCTCCTGGTGACGGGAGGCCGGGTGTCCGAGGCGCGCGAGCGGCTGGAGCAGGCCCGGGAGCGTGCCCGGGTGGCGGGCTGGCGGGAGGGGGAGACCCTGGCCGCGCAGGTGCTGGGGACGATGGAAGGCCGGGCCCCGCGCCGCTGA